A genomic window from Synergistaceae bacterium includes:
- the rnhA gene encoding ribonuclease HI yields the protein MPHVIIYTDGGASPNPGLGGWAAILHSPAHSKTREIWGAEPDTTNNRMELTAAIRALEALKVPCEVDLYTDSAYLQNAFVKRWLVSWKRKGWKTSAGSDVLNRDLWERLEELTKIHHVSWHWVKGHSDDARNERCDELVRKAREEYR from the coding sequence ATGCCGCACGTAATCATCTACACCGACGGCGGAGCATCACCGAATCCAGGTCTCGGAGGCTGGGCGGCAATTCTCCACTCTCCCGCTCACAGCAAGACCCGCGAGATCTGGGGCGCAGAGCCCGACACCACCAACAACCGCATGGAACTCACCGCCGCAATCCGTGCCCTCGAAGCCCTGAAAGTTCCCTGCGAAGTGGATCTTTACACGGACTCGGCCTACCTGCAGAACGCTTTTGTGAAACGCTGGCTCGTCAGCTGGAAGCGCAAAGGCTGGAAGACTTCCGCAGGCTCTGATGTGCTCAACCGCGATTTGTGGGAACGCCTCGAGGAACTCACGAAGATTCATCATGTCTCGTGGCACTGGGTGAAGGGACATTCCGACGACGCACGAAATGAACGCTGTGATGAACTTGTCCGCAAAGCTCGCGAAGAATACCGCTGA
- the murJ gene encoding murein biosynthesis integral membrane protein MurJ yields MVRHAVFMMAGTLISRILGLAREVMVAALFGATRAMDAFNVAYTLSNLARQLLAEGALSAAFVPVFSQALAKSREKALALARGTMTVLMCATLFVVGLGIAGAPALVKIMAPGFSESDSVLAVGLTRWMFPFLIFISLEALTMGALNSLGSFFVPALSPALSNLVFIITAPFFAARFGVYGLALSVLCGGFAHFMTQWLYGFKMKAVLYPARPDMSDPDLKRIMKLFLPYAAGLSLNQVNPVISRMLGSFLQAGSISVLNYSNRILQLPLGLFVIAISQAVLPQLARAKNDDEFVETLRQAVRFALFVVLPASLGVMAISREFVHLVFVRGQFGAWAWDATTTTLAFSMLGLPGMACSTVIMRALYALSMPRQAFRVTLFSVCATAVLSVILVWPMGYNGLALAPGIAFTLSAGLGLHYVRRKLSRPLGIITRKVFGNYLVALAVLDATVLLCRFVMPYDPAAGLAVRALWVLGVIAAAAVVYGAVTVKMKFEEWGLLVQAFRRK; encoded by the coding sequence ATGGTACGTCATGCAGTGTTCATGATGGCCGGAACTCTCATAAGCAGAATATTAGGTTTGGCGCGTGAAGTCATGGTGGCAGCCCTTTTCGGGGCAACCCGCGCAATGGATGCCTTCAACGTAGCTTACACGCTCTCGAACCTTGCCCGCCAGCTCCTAGCCGAAGGAGCACTGTCCGCCGCGTTTGTCCCCGTGTTCTCGCAGGCACTCGCCAAAAGCCGCGAGAAAGCCTTAGCCCTCGCTCGCGGAACTATGACGGTGTTAATGTGCGCTACATTGTTTGTTGTGGGATTGGGGATTGCGGGAGCTCCTGCACTCGTAAAGATTATGGCTCCCGGCTTCAGTGAAAGTGATAGCGTGCTGGCCGTCGGATTGACGCGCTGGATGTTCCCATTCCTGATATTCATTTCGCTCGAGGCACTAACGATGGGTGCGTTAAATTCTTTGGGTTCGTTCTTTGTTCCTGCGCTCTCTCCGGCGTTGAGCAACCTAGTATTCATCATCACTGCTCCGTTCTTCGCGGCGAGGTTCGGGGTGTACGGTCTTGCGTTGTCGGTTTTGTGCGGAGGGTTCGCTCACTTCATGACGCAGTGGCTCTACGGCTTCAAGATGAAGGCTGTGCTTTACCCAGCGCGCCCGGACATGTCAGACCCGGACCTGAAGCGCATAATGAAGCTCTTTCTCCCCTACGCGGCCGGCCTATCGCTGAATCAGGTCAACCCCGTCATAAGCAGAATGCTCGGCTCGTTCCTTCAGGCGGGGAGCATCTCCGTGCTGAACTACTCGAACAGAATCCTTCAGCTTCCTCTGGGACTGTTCGTTATCGCGATTTCTCAGGCAGTGCTTCCTCAGCTTGCACGTGCAAAGAATGACGACGAGTTCGTCGAGACATTGAGGCAGGCAGTAAGGTTCGCGCTGTTCGTTGTTCTTCCTGCGTCGCTTGGAGTTATGGCGATCTCGCGGGAGTTCGTTCACCTCGTGTTTGTGCGCGGACAGTTCGGGGCGTGGGCGTGGGACGCTACGACAACAACACTGGCCTTCAGTATGCTCGGCCTTCCCGGAATGGCGTGCTCGACGGTGATAATGCGCGCTCTCTATGCTCTCTCGATGCCGAGACAGGCCTTCAGGGTTACGCTGTTCAGTGTGTGTGCGACGGCGGTTCTGTCAGTGATTCTGGTCTGGCCGATGGGTTACAACGGTCTTGCTCTCGCGCCGGGAATCGCCTTCACGTTGTCGGCAGGGCTGGGGCTTCACTACGTCCGCCGTAAATTAAGCCGTCCCTTAGGGATAATCACCCGCAAGGTCTTCGGTAACTACCTTGTTGCGCTGGCAGTTCTTGATGCGACGGTGCTGCTCTGCAGGTTCGTCATGCCCTATGACCCTGCGGCCGGGCTGGCAGTTCGTGCGCTGTGGGTGCTGGGAGTGATAGCGGCGGCGGCAGTAGTGTACGGAGCTGTTACGGTGAAGATGAAGTTTGAGGAATGGGGACTGCTTGTGCAAGCGTTCAGGAGGAAGTGA
- a CDS encoding nucleoside kinase, which yields MAFTVCVLTAAKKRDTYIASYIAGESPVTGHEVMTEMITKHDMPQRRVIAWFVNNYTRPLDWLVDEDATVEFITSTSPMGQRIYKRSLGFVLIIACAKVLGRKAILRHSIADGHYWEFEDGAVTQSDVDRIKAEMIDIIRHDTTITREILTIDKARRVFQRQGEPEIAELFVRANLDPIEVYRCGDRYGYFCGGPIAPSTGMLKTFDIVLYEQGMLLRFPDPEDPEHIPELKLDPSMGKVFFDYAHWLQVLDLNYLNKLHHRVTEGRIQELILIAEAFHSQSLGNIAESIAERPVKVVTIAGPSGSGKTTFSERLKVQLMVCGKTPVTLPLDNYFKEREDSPKDEMGEYDYERLDALDLDLLEDNLTRILAGEEVTTPVYNFIKGKKEPGKVIKLKPSDVLIMEGIHGLNDHILGMLPESSRYGVFVSPLTGICIDPHNRTSTSDNRLLRRIIRDYRTRGKSAQVTLEVYPKVIRGARKYIFPYRSRANAIFNSSLPYELGVLKPYVEPLLHTVDENSSVFSEALRLLNILRFVPALNNDGIPNNSVIREFIGGSCLDV from the coding sequence ATGGCATTCACAGTATGCGTACTAACAGCCGCCAAGAAGCGTGATACATACATAGCCAGCTACATAGCAGGAGAATCGCCGGTAACGGGGCACGAAGTCATGACGGAGATGATAACCAAGCACGACATGCCGCAGAGACGAGTCATCGCGTGGTTCGTGAACAACTACACGCGCCCGCTGGACTGGCTGGTCGATGAGGACGCGACGGTAGAGTTCATAACGTCGACTTCACCGATGGGACAGAGAATCTACAAGCGTTCGCTGGGCTTCGTGCTGATAATTGCTTGTGCGAAGGTTCTAGGGCGCAAGGCGATACTCCGGCACTCGATAGCCGACGGGCATTACTGGGAGTTTGAGGACGGCGCGGTAACACAGTCTGATGTTGACAGGATCAAGGCAGAGATGATTGACATAATCCGTCATGATACGACGATAACGCGCGAGATTTTGACCATCGACAAAGCAAGACGGGTTTTCCAGCGTCAGGGCGAGCCGGAGATAGCGGAACTTTTTGTGCGCGCCAATCTTGACCCGATAGAGGTGTACAGATGCGGGGACAGGTACGGTTATTTCTGCGGCGGGCCTATCGCTCCGTCGACGGGAATGCTCAAAACGTTCGACATCGTGCTTTACGAGCAGGGAATGTTGCTGCGCTTCCCTGACCCGGAAGACCCCGAGCACATCCCCGAGCTGAAACTTGACCCGTCGATGGGAAAAGTATTCTTCGACTATGCGCACTGGCTTCAGGTTCTCGACCTCAACTACCTCAACAAGCTGCATCACCGCGTAACTGAGGGCAGAATACAGGAGCTTATCCTCATTGCAGAGGCCTTTCACTCGCAGAGCTTGGGCAACATCGCCGAGAGCATTGCCGAACGTCCCGTGAAAGTCGTAACGATTGCCGGGCCGTCGGGCTCAGGCAAGACGACATTCTCCGAACGCCTGAAGGTTCAGCTGATGGTGTGCGGCAAAACTCCCGTAACCCTTCCTCTGGATAACTACTTCAAGGAGCGTGAGGACAGCCCCAAAGACGAGATGGGCGAATACGATTACGAGAGGCTAGACGCGTTAGACCTTGACCTTCTGGAGGACAACCTCACGAGGATTCTTGCTGGCGAGGAAGTAACAACCCCCGTCTACAACTTCATCAAGGGCAAGAAAGAGCCGGGCAAGGTGATAAAGCTGAAGCCTTCTGACGTTCTGATAATGGAGGGCATTCACGGCCTCAATGACCACATATTGGGGATGCTGCCGGAGAGTTCGCGCTACGGAGTGTTTGTGTCTCCGCTCACGGGAATATGCATTGACCCGCACAACAGAACCAGCACCAGCGACAACAGGTTACTCCGCAGAATTATCCGCGACTACAGGACGAGGGGGAAGAGCGCGCAGGTTACGCTGGAGGTGTACCCGAAGGTTATACGCGGCGCGAGGAAGTACATTTTCCCGTACAGGAGCAGGGCAAACGCTATCTTCAACTCGTCGCTTCCGTATGAGCTGGGAGTCCTGAAGCCCTACGTTGAGCCCTTGCTTCACACCGTCGACGAGAACTCGAGCGTGTTTAGTGAGGCTTTGAGGCTGCTGAACATCCTGCGGTTCGTTCCGGCACTGAACAACGACGGGATTCCGAACAACTCGGTGATAAGGGAGTTCATCGGCGGGAGCTGCCTCGATGTATGA
- the cobD gene encoding cobalamin biosynthesis protein CobD: MLDAVVGDPKFFPHPVELIGRFIAVQMNTSSRTFARGLLLCASTIAVTGLAVWLMLYLTGCNLVVRVYLLYSALAWRDLKDETAPVLSCLMNNNVNGARFWLSRVVGRDTENLSEAEISRATIETIAENSIDGVMSVMFWACLGGLVNASYGACVAVWMFKASSTLDSMAGYERFGVYGWPSARLDDLLNFIPARLGGLVIVLAGGRGFSVFMRDRLKHKSPNSAHGESAFAGVLGVRLGGGAYYGGKFEHRDWLNAEGRDATPEDIISAWKVLDSSCSVFALLVTLLLCLT, translated from the coding sequence TTGCTTGATGCAGTCGTCGGAGACCCGAAGTTCTTTCCTCATCCCGTTGAACTCATCGGCAGGTTCATAGCCGTACAGATGAACACCAGCTCCCGTACGTTCGCGCGGGGGCTTCTTCTTTGCGCAAGTACCATCGCGGTTACAGGGCTTGCCGTATGGCTGATGCTGTACCTCACGGGCTGTAATCTCGTTGTCCGCGTGTATCTGCTGTATTCCGCGCTGGCTTGGAGAGACCTCAAGGACGAGACTGCTCCAGTTCTGTCGTGCCTCATGAATAACAACGTAAACGGTGCGAGGTTCTGGCTATCGCGCGTTGTCGGAAGGGACACAGAGAATCTCAGCGAGGCCGAAATTTCCCGCGCAACGATCGAGACCATCGCGGAGAACTCCATTGACGGAGTGATGAGCGTAATGTTCTGGGCATGTCTCGGCGGGCTCGTGAATGCATCTTACGGCGCGTGTGTCGCAGTGTGGATGTTCAAGGCCTCTAGCACTCTCGACAGCATGGCAGGCTACGAGAGGTTTGGTGTGTACGGCTGGCCAAGTGCACGGCTCGATGACCTGCTGAACTTCATCCCTGCGCGGCTCGGAGGACTGGTGATAGTTCTTGCAGGCGGAAGAGGTTTCAGCGTGTTCATGAGGGACAGGCTCAAGCACAAGAGCCCCAACAGCGCGCACGGTGAATCTGCGTTCGCGGGAGTGCTGGGGGTTAGGCTCGGAGGAGGGGCGTACTATGGCGGGAAGTTCGAGCATAGAGACTGGCTGAACGCTGAAGGACGGGACGCAACGCCGGAAGACATTATCTCCGCGTGGAAGGTGCTTGATTCGTCGTGCTCAGTCTTCGCGCTTCTGGTAACATTGCTGCTATGCTTGACGTAA
- a CDS encoding pyridoxal phosphate-dependent class II aminotransferase: MLSLRASGNIAAMLDVIHGANPEQLYRAFGLPMPEEVIDFSTNTNALSWPDINIDVRELASSYPDPECSALRELVSSRENVSPSRILFTSGTNEAIFLLSQVITGSTAILQPAYSEYFRAFRELSGCSGLAEALKHQNIIVVNPSNPTGKYIHLSQTINNHPDNLFIIDEAYRDFLLWETPERLCSFPNVILLRSLTKIYHLSGARIGYVIAPEHIIARLRERQPSWSVNGIAQALALQFMRDKDFISRTRDFYRRNTPAFIEGLRRAGCEVMSSDVHFFLVRVNDDEKVIRHLLKRGIVVRHTRNFAGLGGKYIRAATMRPEDNKKLIAAMKDIV, translated from the coding sequence GTGCTCAGTCTTCGCGCTTCTGGTAACATTGCTGCTATGCTTGACGTAATTCACGGTGCTAACCCCGAACAGCTCTATCGCGCGTTTGGCCTTCCGATGCCGGAAGAAGTTATCGACTTCAGCACAAACACTAACGCGCTCTCTTGGCCGGACATTAACATTGATGTTAGGGAGCTTGCATCCAGCTACCCAGACCCGGAATGCTCTGCTCTGCGCGAACTCGTCTCATCACGCGAGAATGTTTCGCCTTCACGCATACTCTTCACCAGCGGCACGAACGAGGCGATTTTCCTTCTCTCGCAGGTGATAACCGGCAGCACAGCGATTCTCCAGCCCGCCTACTCGGAATACTTCCGGGCATTCAGGGAACTTAGCGGCTGCTCCGGCCTTGCGGAAGCGTTGAAGCACCAGAACATCATCGTCGTCAACCCCAGCAACCCGACGGGAAAATACATTCATCTTTCACAGACCATCAACAACCATCCCGACAACCTCTTCATCATCGATGAAGCCTACAGAGATTTTCTGTTATGGGAAACTCCCGAACGTCTCTGCAGCTTCCCTAACGTCATACTTCTCCGCTCTCTCACGAAAATCTACCACCTCAGCGGAGCTCGGATAGGCTACGTCATTGCACCAGAACACATCATCGCACGCCTTCGTGAACGCCAGCCCTCTTGGAGCGTCAACGGCATTGCTCAGGCTCTGGCTCTGCAGTTCATGAGGGACAAAGACTTCATCAGCAGGACGAGAGACTTCTACCGCAGGAACACTCCGGCGTTCATCGAGGGACTTAGACGCGCGGGCTGTGAGGTCATGAGCAGTGATGTACACTTCTTCCTCGTGAGGGTCAACGATGACGAGAAAGTCATCAGGCATCTCCTTAAGAGAGGAATTGTTGTGAGGCACACAAGAAATTTTGCCGGGCTCGGTGGAAAGTACATCAGAGCTGCAACGATGCGGCCGGAGGACAACAAAAAACTTATCGCCGCGATGAAGGATATTGTATAA
- a CDS encoding transporter substrate-binding domain-containing protein, whose amino-acid sequence MKKYLLLFMLITAALLYNYLAAPKTKPVLRIGVECDHVPYNWETGTPNKDNFPLANNPGFYADGYDVQIAAMIAARLEAQPEFYKIPFDNLIGALNRGEIDAIFSGMVDTEDRKQSIDFTIPYEMRKTEYAALVHIDSKYIAARSIRELRGARMMAQSDSRFDEVIDQIPDVIHLPAKGTQAEVISELLKFSIDGTVLNYDTALSYARNHKEFRAVRFSEGNGFDLGFTGLCAGLRKGDEEMLENFNRMIEDIPMRQRLRIMDRAIIRAGDDLN is encoded by the coding sequence ATGAAGAAATACTTGCTCTTATTCATGCTGATTACGGCAGCCCTGCTCTACAACTACCTTGCTGCTCCGAAAACAAAGCCTGTTCTCCGCATAGGCGTTGAGTGCGACCACGTCCCTTACAACTGGGAGACAGGCACTCCCAACAAAGACAATTTCCCCCTCGCCAACAACCCGGGCTTCTACGCTGACGGCTATGATGTGCAGATTGCCGCGATGATTGCCGCCCGTCTCGAGGCACAGCCTGAGTTCTACAAGATACCGTTCGACAACCTTATTGGTGCGCTGAACAGGGGCGAGATTGACGCGATATTTTCCGGCATGGTTGACACTGAGGACCGCAAGCAGAGCATTGACTTCACGATACCATACGAGATGAGGAAAACGGAATACGCCGCACTTGTCCACATCGACAGCAAGTACATTGCCGCGAGGTCAATACGGGAGCTCAGGGGCGCAAGGATGATGGCACAGTCCGACTCGCGCTTCGACGAAGTTATTGACCAGATACCAGACGTGATTCACTTGCCTGCGAAAGGCACACAGGCGGAAGTTATCAGCGAGCTCCTGAAGTTCAGCATTGACGGAACAGTCTTGAACTACGACACAGCATTATCTTACGCACGAAACCACAAAGAATTTCGGGCTGTACGTTTTTCGGAGGGGAACGGCTTTGACTTGGGCTTCACGGGGTTGTGCGCGGGGCTTCGGAAGGGTGATGAGGAAATGCTGGAGAACTTCAACAGAATGATAGAGGATATACCGATGAGGCAGAGGCTCAGGATAATGGACAGGGCAATAATCAGGGCAGGTGATGACCTGAATTGA
- a CDS encoding cobyric acid synthase, with protein sequence MNGLMIQGTSSNSGKSFIVTGLCRLFADMGVRVCPFKSQNMSGLSYITHDGREISCAQALQAMAAGLTPEAFMNPILLKPTHNTSSEIILNGYHYAPTTKGYREFTQTVGIQAVREALSHIRDNFEAVIIEGAGSPAEINLNAWEIVNMRIAREADVPVLLTADVDRGGSLASVVGTLELLGQDRERVKGIIFNMFRGDIALFRDAVEWTENYTGVKVMGVLPFVEGVFLPPEDSLSSGGSKDSLNPETFGMIAQALRDNLDVEGLISLLRIR encoded by the coding sequence TTGAACGGCCTGATGATTCAGGGAACTTCCAGCAACTCGGGCAAGAGCTTCATCGTTACGGGACTTTGCCGGCTATTCGCTGACATGGGAGTACGTGTCTGCCCCTTCAAGTCGCAGAACATGTCCGGCCTCTCCTACATCACCCATGACGGCAGGGAAATCAGCTGTGCCCAAGCCCTGCAGGCAATGGCCGCAGGTCTTACCCCAGAAGCCTTCATGAACCCAATCCTCCTCAAGCCCACGCACAACACTTCCTCAGAGATTATCCTCAACGGCTATCATTACGCACCGACAACGAAGGGTTATCGTGAGTTCACGCAGACTGTCGGCATTCAGGCGGTGAGGGAAGCACTGTCGCACATCAGGGACAACTTCGAGGCCGTAATCATCGAGGGAGCAGGAAGTCCGGCAGAGATAAACCTCAACGCGTGGGAAATCGTGAACATGAGGATAGCACGTGAGGCGGACGTTCCCGTATTGCTCACCGCTGATGTCGACAGAGGAGGAAGCCTCGCATCAGTCGTCGGAACTCTCGAGCTTCTCGGCCAAGACAGAGAACGCGTGAAGGGCATCATCTTCAACATGTTCAGGGGGGACATTGCGCTTTTCCGCGATGCTGTCGAATGGACGGAGAACTACACGGGCGTTAAGGTCATGGGAGTCCTGCCGTTCGTCGAAGGAGTGTTCCTCCCGCCGGAGGACAGCCTCAGCAGCGGGGGGAGTAAGGATTCTCTCAACCCTGAAACTTTCGGGATGATTGCTCAGGCACTGCGCGATAACCTTGACGTTGAAGGGTTAATCAGCCTCTTACGCATTCGCTGA
- a CDS encoding glycosyltransferase — translation MKIGITSACVELVRRNGVKLQGMMWRDALVSRGHDAELLNYWDDVDYSEFDAVIILRSGTGFRNTVNELKNYGTRVISAPIFTPRSTMRMSRLEAHWGQADRIRVADPASEFMEGAKRVSMFLARSEYEKKHLCDFYSINPAKVRIVPLSFRIKPAETMPEKEPFCLHVSNLNARNKNVSRLVAAAKRYGFRLVLVGAVRGEDGRRQLAEWTRGADNVTCTGALSDEELRSWYLRAKVFALPSLWEGVGMAALEAASCGCEVVITNRGAPKEYYSGLARLVDPNSIDDIGKGILERLSCETTGELMRHIKAKYSPEHCSGLLEAAVSECVRG, via the coding sequence ATGAAGATAGGAATAACGAGCGCATGTGTTGAGCTTGTCCGCCGCAACGGAGTGAAACTTCAGGGAATGATGTGGCGTGATGCTCTTGTCTCGCGCGGGCATGATGCTGAGCTCCTGAACTACTGGGACGACGTGGATTATTCGGAGTTCGACGCGGTGATAATTCTGCGCTCAGGGACTGGCTTCCGCAACACCGTCAACGAGCTCAAGAACTACGGGACACGCGTAATCTCCGCCCCTATCTTCACGCCCCGAAGCACAATGCGTATGAGCCGCCTCGAAGCACACTGGGGACAGGCCGACAGAATCCGGGTTGCTGACCCTGCCAGCGAGTTCATGGAGGGCGCAAAGAGAGTGAGCATGTTTCTGGCGCGCTCGGAGTACGAGAAGAAGCACCTCTGCGACTTCTACAGCATAAACCCCGCGAAGGTCAGGATAGTGCCGCTGTCGTTCAGGATAAAGCCAGCTGAAACAATGCCGGAGAAAGAGCCGTTCTGCCTTCACGTCAGCAACCTCAATGCCCGCAACAAGAACGTATCACGTTTGGTGGCGGCCGCAAAGAGGTACGGTTTCCGCCTTGTGCTTGTGGGGGCGGTTCGCGGCGAGGACGGCAGGAGGCAGCTCGCGGAGTGGACGCGCGGTGCGGACAACGTAACCTGCACAGGTGCTCTGTCGGACGAGGAGCTCAGGAGCTGGTACCTCAGGGCAAAAGTTTTCGCGCTGCCGAGCTTGTGGGAAGGCGTAGGGATGGCGGCACTCGAGGCAGCTTCGTGCGGGTGCGAGGTTGTCATCACGAATCGCGGTGCACCCAAAGAGTACTACAGCGGGCTTGCGCGTCTCGTTGACCCGAACTCTATCGACGACATCGGCAAGGGCATTCTCGAACGCTTGTCCTGCGAGACCACCGGCGAACTCATGAGGCACATCAAGGCAAAGTACTCGCCCGAACACTGTTCAGGGCTCCTCGAGGCAGCAGTCAGCGAATGCGTAAGAGGCTGA
- the miaB gene encoding tRNA (N6-isopentenyl adenosine(37)-C2)-methylthiotransferase MiaB: MKSFCVKVYGCQMNVYDADRVRTVLCSRGWQETDEDSADVVMITGCSVRAKAEQKVWSELGLYEPSWHKNQRPIVALTGCIAQRLGEKALARFPYVRLAAGPRHIGLIPDAIEQVHSHSKTRISLLDTDPREFHALDFNAGNVTIKRENKYKAYVTIAHGCDNFCTYCIVPYVRGRFVSRKPEDVIAECRMLIADGVKEITLLGQNVNSYGKDIGLSFSGLLREVSRLEGLRRLRFVTSLPQDFTEEIADVMAEEETVCPSLNLPIQSGSTRVLRLMNRKYTREEYFGKVKMLREKVPDVSLTTDIITGFPGETEEDFADSLSALQELRFDLVHSAAYSEREGTPAATMEGALPVKVRLKRLNALNALQDAITLDINKQLEGQTVEVLADDAAPKGGGFLQGRTPQDKVVIFEGSKALLGEFLKVKITKAEAWCLHGEVTE, encoded by the coding sequence GTGAAGAGCTTTTGCGTCAAAGTCTACGGCTGTCAGATGAACGTCTACGATGCCGACCGTGTACGCACTGTTCTGTGTTCGCGCGGCTGGCAGGAGACGGACGAAGATTCTGCTGACGTTGTGATGATTACGGGGTGCAGCGTACGGGCGAAGGCAGAGCAGAAAGTCTGGAGCGAGCTGGGGCTGTACGAGCCTTCGTGGCATAAGAACCAGAGGCCGATAGTTGCGCTGACGGGATGCATTGCGCAGAGGCTCGGGGAAAAAGCGTTAGCCCGCTTCCCGTACGTGAGACTTGCTGCAGGGCCGAGACACATCGGACTTATCCCCGACGCGATAGAGCAGGTACACTCGCACTCCAAAACGCGAATCAGCCTTCTCGACACAGACCCGAGAGAGTTCCACGCGCTGGACTTCAACGCGGGAAACGTTACCATAAAGCGCGAGAACAAGTACAAGGCATACGTTACGATAGCTCACGGGTGCGACAACTTCTGCACGTACTGCATTGTCCCCTACGTTCGCGGAAGGTTCGTATCGCGGAAGCCGGAAGACGTTATAGCTGAATGCAGGATGCTCATAGCTGACGGCGTGAAGGAGATTACTCTTCTCGGCCAGAACGTCAACAGTTACGGCAAGGATATTGGTTTGTCGTTCTCCGGGCTTCTGCGTGAAGTCTCGAGGCTTGAGGGACTGAGGCGGTTACGGTTCGTTACGTCGCTGCCTCAGGATTTCACGGAAGAGATTGCTGACGTAATGGCGGAAGAAGAGACCGTGTGCCCGTCGCTCAACCTCCCTATACAGTCAGGAAGCACGAGAGTTTTGCGGCTGATGAACAGGAAGTACACCCGAGAAGAATATTTCGGCAAAGTGAAGATGTTAAGGGAGAAAGTGCCGGATGTTTCGCTGACTACGGACATAATCACGGGGTTTCCCGGCGAGACGGAGGAAGACTTTGCGGACAGCTTGAGTGCACTGCAGGAGCTGAGGTTTGACCTCGTACACAGCGCGGCATACTCCGAACGTGAAGGCACACCCGCCGCTACGATGGAGGGAGCTTTACCCGTCAAAGTCAGGCTGAAACGCCTCAACGCCCTCAACGCACTGCAGGACGCAATAACTTTGGACATCAACAAGCAGCTTGAGGGACAGACGGTAGAGGTTCTCGCGGATGATGCGGCACCGAAGGGAGGAGGCTTCCTTCAGGGCAGGACACCTCAGGACAAAGTGGTAATCTTTGAGGGCAGCAAGGCTCTTCTGGGAGAGTTCTTGAAGGTGAAGATCACGAAGGCAGAAGCGTGGTGCTTACACGGGGAGGTAACCGAATGA